A stretch of the Pseudoruegeria sp. SHC-113 genome encodes the following:
- a CDS encoding MATE family efflux transporter: protein MTLRAMMLHGIVVIDAFLVAALGEASLAAMGLASAIAGLLLGAQAAFANAGQILVAQAFGSGRALAQQTVFRTNLVISAAVCVLGLSIVGLVTGPVLAASGQPEAIQAAARTYLLIFVLVVIAEAAGQSLSAHFTGCGRSRVPFYSYLIALPVNVALSYGLIHGVGPLPALGLAGAAWGSAAAAILRAGFLWANVLPDLRQWPRGAGYEGGGLLQALRRNLAFSSPVAATFFSAQASASVCMLIYARYDVYQFAALTLILPWIHVAGTFGMSWAQATGVTVAQLLGQGIRGERLTAFLRIAFRGAMITAFLVAAAYALLILFSGQLYTSLQDTTRAALLSFLPVLLLLPWPKNSNAICGNTLRAGGQTVYVMVLFLWTQWLVKVPLTAFVVLVLEWPAGWALSILLVEEVVKFAPFHLRLKRGRWRGQEDIPNG from the coding sequence ATGACCCTGCGGGCCATGATGCTGCACGGCATCGTGGTGATCGACGCCTTCCTCGTCGCCGCGCTCGGGGAGGCCTCCCTCGCGGCGATGGGGCTTGCGAGCGCCATCGCCGGCCTGCTTCTGGGCGCGCAGGCGGCCTTTGCCAACGCCGGGCAGATCCTCGTGGCGCAGGCCTTCGGCTCGGGCCGCGCGCTGGCGCAACAGACGGTGTTTCGCACCAACCTCGTGATCAGCGCCGCTGTCTGCGTGCTGGGGCTGAGCATCGTCGGCCTTGTCACCGGCCCGGTGCTGGCGGCCTCGGGCCAGCCTGAAGCCATTCAGGCCGCCGCGCGCACCTACCTGCTGATCTTCGTGCTGGTGGTGATCGCCGAGGCCGCCGGGCAGAGCCTTTCGGCCCATTTTACCGGCTGTGGCCGCAGCCGGGTGCCCTTCTACAGCTATCTGATTGCGCTCCCGGTGAACGTGGCGCTCAGCTACGGCCTGATCCACGGCGTTGGCCCCCTGCCCGCCCTTGGGCTTGCTGGCGCGGCCTGGGGCAGCGCAGCGGCGGCAATCCTGCGCGCGGGCTTCCTTTGGGCCAATGTGCTGCCGGACCTGCGCCAATGGCCGCGCGGCGCGGGCTATGAGGGCGGCGGGCTGCTGCAGGCCCTGAGGCGCAACCTCGCCTTCTCAAGCCCCGTCGCCGCCACCTTCTTCAGCGCGCAGGCCTCGGCCAGCGTCTGCATGCTGATCTACGCGCGCTACGACGTGTACCAATTCGCCGCCCTCACTCTGATCCTGCCATGGATCCACGTGGCGGGCACCTTCGGCATGTCCTGGGCGCAGGCCACCGGCGTGACGGTGGCGCAGCTTCTAGGGCAGGGCATCCGGGGTGAACGGCTCACCGCCTTCCTGCGCATCGCCTTTCGCGGCGCGATGATCACGGCCTTCCTCGTGGCCGCCGCCTACGCGCTGCTCATCCTGTTCTCCGGTCAACTCTATACCTCGCTTCAGGACACAACGCGCGCCGCACTGCTGAGCTTCCTGCCCGTGCTCCTGCTGCTCCCGTGGCCCAAGAACTCCAACGCGATCTGCGGCAACACCCTGCGCGCGGGCGGACAGACGGTTTACGTCATGGTGCTGTTCCTCTGGACGCAATGGCTCGTGAAAGTGCCTCTCACCGCCTTCGTGGTGCTGGTGCTGGAGTGGCCCGCGGGCTGGGCGCTGTCGATCCTGCTGGTGGAAGAAGTGGTGAAATTCGCCCCCTTCCACCTGCGCCTGAAACGCGGGCGCTGGCGGGGTCAGGAAGACATCCCCAATGGTTGA
- a CDS encoding TRAP transporter large permease — protein MGLLILLGTFAAGVVIGAPVAFAMGIAAAAAFWFEGFPMLITFQRATAGVSVFSLLAIPFFVFAGEIMLHGGIAKRLVTLASALVGHLKGGLAMVNIFSSMLFGGISGSAVADISALGSLLVPVMKERGYRPDFAVNVTVTSSIAGIVIPPSHNMIIFAVAAGGGISVSKLFLAGVLPGVLMCCALAVAAWILSIKHNYPAEPFPGWAVVGRAAVDAVPGFFTAVIIVGGTLSGIFTVTESGAFGAIYAVLLTKFYYRSLSFAAFRAAVVGAVKTTAMVMILIAFASSFAYLLALYQVPAKLSYALVSISENPIMILLMINIILLVLGMIMDMAALILICTPIFLPIAKGLGMDPTQFGIMMLINLGIGLCTPPVGTCLFVGCAVGRIKIEEALKSIWPFYLAILVALILVTYVPAVSLWLPSILEP, from the coding sequence GTGGGACTTCTTATTCTTCTGGGCACTTTTGCCGCGGGCGTCGTGATCGGCGCGCCGGTGGCCTTTGCCATGGGCATCGCCGCCGCCGCCGCCTTCTGGTTTGAAGGCTTCCCGATGCTGATCACCTTCCAGCGCGCGACGGCGGGGGTTTCCGTCTTTTCGCTGCTGGCCATTCCCTTCTTCGTCTTCGCCGGTGAGATCATGCTGCACGGCGGGATCGCCAAACGGCTGGTGACGCTGGCCTCCGCCCTCGTCGGCCACCTCAAGGGCGGGTTGGCGATGGTCAACATCTTCTCTTCCATGCTGTTTGGCGGCATCTCGGGCTCCGCCGTGGCCGATATTTCGGCCCTCGGCTCGCTTCTGGTGCCGGTGATGAAAGAGCGCGGCTACCGCCCCGATTTCGCGGTGAACGTGACAGTGACAAGCTCCATCGCCGGGATCGTGATCCCGCCGAGCCACAACATGATCATCTTCGCCGTGGCCGCTGGCGGCGGGATCAGCGTCTCCAAGCTGTTCCTCGCGGGCGTTCTGCCCGGCGTCCTGATGTGCTGCGCGCTGGCCGTGGCCGCATGGATCCTGTCGATCAAGCACAACTACCCGGCAGAGCCCTTCCCCGGCTGGGCCGTGGTGGGCCGCGCCGCGGTGGACGCCGTGCCGGGCTTCTTCACCGCCGTGATCATCGTGGGCGGTACGCTCTCGGGCATCTTCACCGTCACCGAATCCGGCGCCTTTGGCGCGATCTACGCGGTGCTGCTGACGAAGTTCTACTACCGCAGCCTCTCCTTTGCGGCTTTCCGCGCCGCCGTCGTGGGCGCTGTGAAGACAACCGCCATGGTGATGATCCTGATCGCCTTCGCCAGCTCCTTCGCCTACCTGCTCGCGCTCTATCAGGTGCCCGCGAAGCTGAGCTACGCGCTGGTGTCGATCTCGGAAAACCCGATCATGATCCTGCTGATGATCAACATCATCCTGCTGGTTCTGGGCATGATCATGGACATGGCCGCGCTGATCCTGATCTGCACGCCGATCTTCCTGCCCATCGCCAAGGGGCTCGGCATGGATCCGACGCAGTTCGGCATCATGATGCTGATCAACCTCGGCATCGGGCTCTGCACCCCGCCGGTGGGCACCTGCCTCTTCGTGGGCTGCGCCGTGGGGCGGATCAAGATCGAGGAGGCGCTGAAATCGATCTGGCCCTTCTACCTCGCGATCCTCGTGGCCCTGATCCTCGTGACCTATGTGCCAGCCGTTTCGCTCTGGCTGCCGTCGATCCTTGAGCCTTGA
- a CDS encoding TRAP transporter small permease: MTADSPLVRRIEQALDWICSLCILIASVALVVLIATFGWLVFGRYVLNVTPTWVEQLALLLICYIAFLGAAAGVHQDTHIGVTLFRDMLPETAQKALLIFIDFVLAGFGAVMLVAGATLMEFGADTMLPMLNIPESVRTAAITSLGALLVLFAGTRGLLRILTFRDWAPDHSIKDY; this comes from the coding sequence GTGACCGCTGACTCGCCCCTCGTGCGCCGGATCGAGCAGGCGCTCGACTGGATCTGCTCCCTCTGCATCCTGATCGCCTCTGTCGCGCTCGTGGTGCTGATCGCCACTTTCGGCTGGCTGGTGTTCGGCCGCTACGTGCTGAACGTCACCCCCACATGGGTCGAGCAGCTCGCCCTGCTCCTGATCTGCTACATCGCCTTTCTGGGCGCCGCCGCGGGCGTACATCAGGACACCCACATCGGCGTGACCCTGTTTCGCGACATGCTGCCGGAGACGGCCCAGAAAGCCCTGCTGATCTTCATCGATTTCGTGCTCGCGGGCTTTGGCGCGGTGATGCTCGTGGCCGGTGCGACGCTGATGGAATTCGGCGCGGACACGATGCTGCCGATGCTGAACATCCCCGAGAGCGTGCGGACTGCCGCCATCACCTCACTGGGCGCGCTGCTCGTGCTCTTTGCCGGGACGCGCGGCCTGCTGCGCATCCTCACCTTCCGGGACTGGGCCCCGGACCACTCGATCAAGGACTATTGA
- a CDS encoding TRAP transporter substrate-binding protein: protein MNAFTKIKLAATAAAVSVTCAATGALALDMRGWNIHVEDYPVSHGMEAFMAEVTEKTGGEITGKIYHNGVLGSQPDAIEQIRLGVIDFGEFSLGPMGQSVPETNVVSLPFIFPSIPEMYEMMDGEVGEAIGKGMIAKGIVPLGWYDAGARSFYNSVRPINTPADVEGLKVRVMSNDLFVKMVESMDGNATPMAFAEVYQSIKTGVVDGAENNPPSYESTNHFEVAKYYSLTEHLIIPECLCMSLKTWEKLTPEQQEIVKTAGRNSAELQRKLWQEREAASLEKVQAGGTEINTIADKGPFQAAMAPVYESFLADNPDLKPIVDLIQGN, encoded by the coding sequence ATGAACGCATTCACCAAAATCAAACTCGCGGCGACCGCTGCTGCGGTCTCCGTGACCTGCGCCGCCACCGGCGCGCTCGCGCTCGACATGCGCGGCTGGAACATCCACGTCGAAGATTACCCCGTGTCTCACGGTATGGAGGCCTTCATGGCCGAAGTGACCGAAAAGACCGGCGGCGAGATCACCGGCAAGATCTACCACAACGGCGTGCTCGGCTCGCAGCCTGACGCCATCGAGCAGATCCGCCTCGGCGTGATCGATTTCGGCGAATTCTCCCTCGGGCCGATGGGCCAATCCGTGCCGGAGACAAACGTCGTTTCCCTGCCCTTCATCTTCCCCTCCATCCCCGAGATGTACGAGATGATGGACGGCGAAGTGGGCGAAGCCATCGGCAAGGGCATGATCGCCAAGGGCATCGTGCCGCTGGGCTGGTATGACGCCGGCGCACGCTCCTTCTACAACTCGGTGCGCCCGATCAACACGCCGGCCGACGTCGAAGGCCTGAAAGTGCGCGTGATGAGCAACGACCTTTTCGTGAAGATGGTCGAATCCATGGACGGCAACGCCACCCCGATGGCCTTCGCCGAGGTCTACCAGTCGATCAAGACCGGTGTCGTGGACGGTGCGGAGAACAACCCGCCCTCGTACGAGTCCACCAACCACTTCGAAGTGGCGAAATACTACTCGCTCACCGAGCACCTGATCATCCCGGAATGCCTCTGCATGAGCCTGAAGACCTGGGAAAAGCTCACGCCTGAGCAGCAGGAGATCGTGAAAACGGCCGGCCGCAACAGCGCCGAACTGCAGCGCAAGCTGTGGCAGGAGCGTGAAGCCGCGAGCCTTGAGAAAGTCCAAGCCGGTGGCACCGAGATCAACACGATCGCGGACAAGGGCCCGTTCCAGGCCGCAATGGCTCCGGTGTACGAATCCTTCCTCGCCGACAACCCGGACCTGAAGCCGATCGTTGACCTGATCCAGGGCAACTGA
- a CDS encoding GntR family transcriptional regulator codes for MANAETAQTTRSSVDRIVEQLYDDIRQMRLLPGTRISETDIASQFGVSRQPVRDAFNRLANMDLILIRPKKATEVKKFSSAAIERSRFVRASVEAEVLRRASARCTPADGHQLDACLAMQNKALAERDHAAFARLDYEFHQTLCDIAGVPFAFDVIRAEKEKVDRLCMLGLSKENRMPQLVEDHEAIATAVKTGNAEAAAEAGMRHLSRLDDTIEAIRVTSAAYFDDSED; via the coding sequence ATGGCCAACGCAGAGACAGCGCAGACGACGCGCAGCAGCGTCGACAGGATCGTCGAGCAGCTCTATGACGACATCCGCCAAATGCGCCTGCTGCCTGGCACGCGAATCTCGGAAACGGATATCGCCAGCCAGTTCGGCGTCTCGCGCCAGCCGGTGCGCGATGCTTTCAACCGGCTCGCGAACATGGACCTGATCCTGATTCGTCCGAAGAAAGCGACAGAAGTGAAGAAGTTCTCTTCCGCCGCCATCGAACGCTCGCGCTTCGTGCGCGCGTCTGTTGAAGCAGAGGTCCTGCGGCGCGCCTCGGCCCGCTGCACACCGGCGGATGGCCACCAGCTTGACGCTTGTTTAGCAATGCAAAACAAAGCCCTGGCTGAAAGAGACCACGCCGCATTTGCGCGATTGGACTATGAATTTCACCAAACACTTTGCGACATCGCGGGCGTGCCTTTTGCCTTCGACGTGATTCGCGCGGAGAAGGAAAAGGTGGATCGGCTCTGCATGCTCGGGCTCTCGAAAGAGAATCGGATGCCCCAGCTTGTAGAGGATCACGAGGCAATCGCGACGGCCGTAAAAACCGGCAACGCGGAAGCTGCTGCGGAGGCCGGTATGCGCCACCTCTCGCGCCTAGACGATACGATCGAAGCGATTCGCGTCACCAGTGCCGCCTACTTCGACGACAGCGAAGACTAA
- a CDS encoding ABC transporter ATP-binding protein: MSGVRLDQIVKAYGGLQVVHGIDLEVTPGEFVVLVGPSGCGKSTTLRMIAGLEEISDGTLTIDDRVMNAIAPKDRDVAMVFQNYALYPHLNVADNIAFGLRIRKTKKPEIAAAVQEVSGILGLTEYLERRPADLSGGQRQRVAMGRAIVRRPKVFLFDEPLSNLDAKLRTAMRAEIKRLHKRLGATSIYVTHDQVEAMTLADRIVVMNDGRIEQVGAPMDLFLNPANTFVAGFLGSPPMNMVQAKIVAGDTSPRAEFGGQSLQIADLPELRGQTGRIVTLGIRPEFVTLAPDDPAGVEVSVDLVETLGSEALVHATLGEKPFVIRAETIGRTLTAYGATRFTIPPHLVRVFDADTGNALAGQVNVQ; this comes from the coding sequence ATGTCCGGAGTCCGACTGGACCAAATCGTGAAAGCCTACGGGGGGCTTCAGGTCGTTCATGGGATCGATCTTGAGGTCACGCCCGGCGAGTTTGTCGTGCTTGTGGGGCCTTCCGGATGTGGGAAATCCACCACGCTGCGGATGATCGCCGGATTGGAAGAGATCTCCGACGGTACGCTCACGATCGACGATCGCGTGATGAACGCGATCGCGCCCAAGGACCGCGACGTGGCCATGGTGTTCCAGAACTACGCGCTCTATCCGCACCTGAACGTGGCCGACAACATCGCCTTCGGCCTGCGAATTCGCAAAACCAAGAAGCCCGAGATCGCCGCCGCCGTTCAGGAAGTCAGCGGCATCCTCGGCCTCACCGAATACCTCGAACGCCGCCCGGCGGATCTGTCTGGCGGCCAGCGCCAGCGCGTGGCCATGGGCCGCGCCATCGTGCGCCGTCCCAAGGTCTTCCTCTTTGACGAGCCGCTCTCCAACCTCGACGCCAAGCTGCGTACCGCCATGCGCGCCGAGATCAAGCGGCTGCACAAGCGCCTTGGCGCGACCTCCATCTATGTGACTCACGATCAGGTCGAGGCGATGACGCTCGCCGACCGGATCGTCGTGATGAACGACGGCCGCATCGAGCAGGTCGGCGCGCCGATGGATCTGTTCCTGAACCCGGCCAACACCTTCGTTGCCGGCTTCCTCGGCTCGCCGCCGATGAACATGGTGCAGGCGAAGATCGTGGCGGGCGACACTAGCCCGCGCGCCGAGTTCGGTGGCCAGAGCCTGCAGATCGCCGATCTGCCAGAGCTGCGCGGCCAGACCGGGCGAATCGTGACACTGGGCATCCGGCCCGAATTCGTGACGCTCGCGCCGGATGATCCGGCAGGCGTCGAAGTCTCGGTGGATCTCGTGGAAACGCTCGGCTCCGAAGCATTGGTGCACGCAACACTGGGCGAAAAGCCCTTCGTGATCCGCGCCGAAACCATCGGTCGCACGCTCACCGCTTACGGGGCCACCCGTTTCACCATCCCACCGCACCTCGTGCGGGTGTTTGACGCCGACACGGGCAACGCCCTTGCCGGGCAGGTGAATGTCCAATGA
- a CDS encoding ABC transporter permease: MTDLPQENAPPLRKAHAKPTRLEAAVAHLKREWQLYLMLVPMVLWLLLFLYKPMYGLQIAFKDYSIFRGIQGSPWVGLEHFQTLFSNDQFIRALRNTVIISFYTLLFGFPVPILLALMFNEILHRFFKKTSQTIVYLPHFISSVIIAGIVITAFSPSAGIVNTMLGWFGIEPIYFLTKPEWFRPIFIGTGIWQEAGFQSIVYLAAIAGVSPTLYESAVVDGASRWQMMWKITIPSILPTIIIMLIIRIGNIMEVSFEMVILLYQPATYETADVVNTFIYRQGIQGGQYDLAAAAGLFNAVVAFVLVVGANSISKRYSRTSLW; encoded by the coding sequence ATGACGGATCTGCCGCAAGAAAACGCCCCGCCCCTGCGCAAGGCCCATGCCAAGCCCACCCGGCTTGAGGCGGCTGTCGCGCATTTGAAGCGCGAATGGCAGCTCTACCTGATGCTGGTGCCGATGGTCCTTTGGCTGCTGCTGTTCCTCTACAAGCCGATGTACGGGCTGCAGATCGCTTTCAAGGATTACTCGATTTTCCGCGGCATCCAGGGCAGCCCCTGGGTGGGTCTTGAGCACTTCCAGACGCTGTTTTCGAACGATCAGTTCATCCGCGCCCTGCGCAACACGGTGATCATCAGCTTCTACACGCTGCTCTTCGGCTTTCCCGTGCCGATCCTGCTGGCGCTGATGTTCAACGAGATCCTGCATCGCTTCTTCAAGAAAACATCGCAGACAATTGTCTACCTGCCGCATTTCATCTCCTCGGTGATCATCGCCGGGATCGTGATCACGGCGTTTTCGCCGTCCGCCGGCATCGTGAACACCATGCTCGGCTGGTTCGGGATCGAGCCGATCTACTTCCTGACGAAGCCCGAATGGTTCCGCCCGATCTTCATCGGCACCGGCATCTGGCAGGAGGCGGGCTTCCAATCCATCGTCTACTTGGCCGCCATCGCGGGCGTTTCGCCCACGCTGTATGAAAGCGCAGTGGTGGATGGCGCGAGCCGCTGGCAAATGATGTGGAAGATCACCATCCCCAGCATCCTGCCGACGATCATCATCATGCTGATCATCCGCATCGGCAACATCATGGAAGTCAGCTTCGAGATGGTGATCCTGCTCTACCAGCCGGCCACCTACGAGACCGCCGACGTGGTGAACACCTTCATCTATCGCCAGGGCATCCAGGGCGGCCAATACGATCTGGCCGCAGCGGCCGGCCTGTTCAACGCGGTTGTCGCCTTCGTTCTGGTGGTCGGGGCCAACAGCATCTCCAAGCGCTACTCGCGCACGTCGCTGTGGTGA
- a CDS encoding carbohydrate ABC transporter permease: MTNFNLYSRGDKLFVILNMVLIGMFTISTLYPFIYIAAVSFSSGFEARAGNVVLTPVGATLQAYKHVLSQEMFWISYKNTFIYTIGGTLMSLIIIIPGAYALSRPQLKGRRFWNLLVAFTMWFNAGMIPFFLNMRDLGLLDSYFGIIIGFAVNGFNIILLRNFFEGIPQSFEEAARMDGASELQVLWKVYMPLSKPAIATVSLFCIVSRWNGFFWAMVLLQDEEKIPLQVYLRHTIVTLSDDNEFGASLVDAAYSVETVTAAIIVCSIIPILIVYPFIQRYFEKGILLGGVKE, from the coding sequence ATGACGAACTTCAATCTCTACAGCCGTGGCGACAAGCTCTTCGTGATCCTGAACATGGTTCTGATCGGCATGTTCACGATCTCCACGCTCTACCCGTTCATCTATATCGCCGCCGTTTCCTTCAGCTCCGGCTTCGAGGCGCGCGCGGGGAACGTGGTCCTCACCCCGGTGGGGGCAACGCTGCAGGCCTACAAGCATGTGCTGAGCCAGGAGATGTTCTGGATCAGCTACAAGAACACCTTCATCTACACCATCGGCGGCACGCTGATGAGCCTGATCATCATCATCCCCGGCGCCTATGCGCTCTCGCGCCCGCAGCTGAAAGGGCGGCGGTTCTGGAACCTGCTGGTGGCCTTCACCATGTGGTTCAACGCCGGGATGATCCCCTTCTTCCTGAACATGCGGGATCTGGGGCTGCTGGACAGCTACTTCGGCATCATCATCGGCTTCGCGGTGAACGGCTTCAACATCATCCTGCTGCGTAACTTCTTTGAGGGCATCCCGCAGAGCTTCGAGGAAGCCGCGCGGATGGATGGAGCGAGCGAGCTGCAGGTGCTGTGGAAGGTCTACATGCCGCTCTCCAAGCCCGCCATCGCAACGGTGTCGCTCTTCTGCATCGTGTCGCGCTGGAACGGCTTCTTCTGGGCCATGGTGCTCCTGCAGGACGAAGAGAAGATCCCGCTGCAGGTCTACCTGCGCCACACCATCGTGACGCTCTCGGACGACAATGAATTCGGGGCCTCGCTGGTGGATGCCGCCTACAGCGTGGAGACAGTGACCGCCGCGATCATCGTCTGCTCCATCATCCCGATCCTGATCGTTTACCCGTTCATCCAACGCTACTTCGAGAAGGGCATCCTTCTGGGCGGCGTCAAAGAATAA
- a CDS encoding extracellular solute-binding protein: MRNLKLASVLLAGTAITGPALADGHLRIVDEPLELTVQMNHARYPRYEESWPVEKIASELTGIHLKDATVGANTRTDENTGKTEALNLMLATGNVPDIVGSSRLKDFVNQYGPEGAFIGLNDLIEEHAPNLKAYLDERPEIRAAIQAANGEMYYIPYLPDGKYGRAYFIRYDWLDALGLEVPQTVEEFEQVLIAFRDNDPNGNGLKDEIPYFARQWPELIRLVTLWDGRSSGSDTYHDFYVDNGALKHPYAGEGYREGIKNLARWYAEGLVDAEVFTRGSSAREYLLSENIGGATHDWFASTAGYNDSLAEKVPGFQFKAMAPPASISGKRIEEHRRIPIKPDGWAIGYTNEHPVETIKYFDFWFTEEGRRLANFGVEGQQYTMVDGKPTFTEEFLTNGKPVNNQLYEVGAQLQSRGYFQDYAYEEQWSNKYALEGIALYDEGDYLIDQFLGVALNADEQKVYDKYWESIRTYMLERQQGWVLGNGDVEADWDEYIATLDKMGYQDVLEAMNSAYKRQYGSKG, encoded by the coding sequence ATGCGAAATCTGAAACTTGCATCGGTGCTGCTGGCTGGCACCGCCATCACGGGGCCGGCGCTGGCCGACGGCCACCTGCGGATCGTCGACGAGCCGCTTGAACTGACCGTGCAGATGAACCACGCCCGCTATCCGCGTTATGAGGAAAGCTGGCCGGTGGAGAAGATCGCCAGCGAGCTGACGGGCATCCACCTGAAGGATGCCACGGTCGGCGCGAACACCCGCACCGATGAGAACACCGGCAAGACCGAAGCCCTGAACCTGATGCTGGCCACGGGCAACGTGCCCGACATCGTCGGCTCCAGCCGTCTGAAGGACTTCGTGAACCAATACGGCCCTGAAGGTGCCTTCATCGGGCTCAACGATCTGATCGAAGAGCACGCCCCCAACCTGAAGGCCTATCTGGACGAGCGCCCCGAGATCCGCGCCGCGATCCAGGCCGCCAACGGTGAGATGTACTACATCCCCTACCTGCCGGACGGCAAATACGGCCGCGCCTATTTCATCCGCTACGACTGGCTGGATGCGCTGGGCCTTGAGGTGCCGCAGACCGTGGAAGAATTCGAGCAGGTGCTCATCGCCTTCCGCGACAATGACCCGAACGGCAACGGTCTGAAGGACGAGATCCCCTATTTCGCCCGCCAGTGGCCGGAGCTGATCCGCCTCGTCACCCTGTGGGACGGCCGCTCCTCGGGCTCTGACACCTACCACGACTTCTACGTGGACAACGGCGCGCTGAAGCACCCCTACGCCGGTGAGGGCTACCGCGAAGGCATCAAGAACCTCGCCCGCTGGTATGCCGAAGGCCTCGTGGATGCCGAGGTGTTCACCCGTGGCTCCTCTGCCCGCGAATACCTGCTTTCCGAGAACATCGGCGGCGCAACCCATGACTGGTTCGCCTCGACCGCTGGCTACAACGACAGCCTCGCCGAGAAGGTGCCGGGCTTCCAGTTCAAGGCCATGGCCCCGCCCGCCTCGATCTCGGGCAAGCGCATCGAAGAGCATCGCCGTATCCCGATCAAGCCGGACGGCTGGGCCATCGGCTACACCAACGAGCATCCCGTCGAGACGATCAAGTATTTCGACTTCTGGTTCACCGAGGAAGGCCGCCGTCTGGCCAACTTCGGCGTCGAAGGCCAGCAATACACGATGGTCGACGGCAAACCGACCTTCACCGAGGAGTTCCTGACCAACGGCAAGCCGGTGAACAACCAGCTCTACGAGGTCGGCGCGCAGCTGCAATCGCGTGGCTACTTCCAAGATTACGCCTACGAGGAACAGTGGAGCAACAAATACGCTCTGGAAGGCATCGCGCTCTATGACGAGGGCGACTACCTGATCGACCAGTTCCTTGGCGTGGCGCTGAATGCCGATGAGCAGAAGGTCTACGACAAATACTGGGAATCCATCCGCACCTACATGCTGGAACGCCAGCAGGGCTGGGTGCTGGGCAATGGCGATGTGGAAGCCGATTGGGACGAATACATCGCGACGCTCGACAAGATGGGCTACCAGGATGTGCTGGAGGCCATGAACTCCGCCTACAAGCGCCAATACGGCAGCAAGGGCTGA